The following coding sequences are from one Rhineura floridana isolate rRhiFlo1 chromosome 2, rRhiFlo1.hap2, whole genome shotgun sequence window:
- the APLNR gene encoding apelin receptor has translation MYFNNDTDNYSVMEDCNYDEWSSSRILIPSIYLLVFFLGTTGNGLVLWTIFRGGQEKRRSADTFIANLAMADLTFVVTLPLWATYAILDYHWPFGSFACKLSSYLVFVNMYASVFCLTGLSFDRYLAIVPPIANAKLRSKASGLLVTLTLWAMAALLALPAMIFRRTAILSGPQGNATVTCFMDYSSVATNETEAAWEAGLGLSSTLMGFVVPFAIMLTCYFFIARTIAGHFRKERIEGLRKRKRLLTIIIVLVATFAVCWLPFHFVKTIYMLMDWEVMPLSCDFHVFLSNLHPYSSCLAYINSCLNPFLYAFFDPRFRQACASVLGCTLGHLAGAAGDKSASYSSGHSQNHLGKGAEPQREKQCPDSQETLLQG, from the coding sequence ATGTATTTCAACAATGATACTGACAACTACTCAGTCATGGAGGACTGTAACTATGACGAATGGAGTTCATCCAGGATCCTCATACCGTCCATctatttgctggttttcttccTAGGCACCACTGGCAATGGCCTGGTGCTCTGGACCATTTTTCGGGGAGGCCAGGAGAAACGGCGATCAGCGGATACCTTCATTGCCAACCTTGCGATGGCTGACCTCACCTTTGTGGTCACCTTGCCGCTTTGGGCTACCTATGCCATCCTGGACTACCACTGGCCCTTTGGCTCATTTGCCTGTAAGCTCAGCAGCTACCTGGTCTTTGTCAACATGTATGCCAGCGTCTTCTGTCTCACAGGGCTCAGCTTTGACCGCTACCTGGCCATTGTTCCCCCCATAGCGAACGCCAAGCTGAGATCAAAGGCtagtggccttctagtgactctTACTCTCTGGGCCATGGCAGCCCTCCTAGCCTTGCCAGCCATGATCTTCCGGAGGACAGCAATTCTCAGTGGCCCTCAGGGGAATGCCACGGTGACATGCTTCATGGATTACTCGAGTGTGGCAACCAATGAGACGGAGGCAGCCTGGGAAGCAGGGCTAGGCTTGTCTTCCACCCTCATGGGCTTTGTGGTTCCTTTTGCCATCATGCTGACCTGCTACTTCTTCATTGCCCGCACCATTGCCGGCCACTTCCGAAAGGAGCGCATTGAAGGGCTGAGGAAGCGGAAGCGCCTGCTGACCATCATCATTGTCCTGGTGGCCACCTTTGCTGTGTGCTGGCTGCCCTTCCACTTTGTGAAAACAATCTACATGCTGATGGATTGGGAGGTGATGCCCTTGTCCTGTGACTTCCACGTCTTTCTCAGCAACCTCCACCCATACAGCAGCTGCTTGGCCTACATCAACAGTTGCCTCAACCCTTTCCTCTATGCCTTCTTTGATCCCCGCTTCCGACAGGCCTGTGCCTCTGTCCTCGGCTGCACCCTGGGGCATCTGGCAGGAGCTGCGGGGGACAAGTCAGCCAGTTACTCTTCCGGACATAGCCAGAACCATCTGGGGAAAGGAGCGGAGCCACAGAGGGAGAAACAGTGCCCTGACAGCCAGGAGACTCTGCTCCAGGGATGA